In Vibrio tritonius, the following are encoded in one genomic region:
- the metE gene encoding 5-methyltetrahydropteroyltriglutamate--homocysteine S-methyltransferase, giving the protein MTTTTHILGYPRIGEQRELKFALEKYWRGEIDQAQLQGLGSDLRTQNWALQKEAGLEFVTAGDFAWYDHVLTTSLLLGHVPERHRWTGKGEVGQSELGLDTLFNVARGQSQNQCDCHGHAASDMTKWFNTNYHYIVPEFSAGDQFQVSWPQLFDEIDQALKLGHQVKPVLLGPLSYLYLGKEIEEGFDRLSLLPRVLVAYQEVLAKLAAQGVTWVQIDEPILALELESPWLESFTTAYQSIQGEVKLLLTTYFDSVSHVINKIVTLPIDGLHVDLTAASDQLDEVLNVLPDHWVLSAGVINGRNVWRANLSEWIDRLKPVKQQLGERLWIASSCSLLHSPVNLEAETKLTPEVKSWFAFAKQKVAEVVLLGKALDGDHAAILACDTYSQPIIARESAQHVNKPHVQARVQKITPELSQRSTPYQERSHHQSEVLNLPLLPTTTIGSFPQTAEIRALRSAFRHGKLAKTDYVEAIQRQILDAVQRQEALGLDVLVHGEPERNDMVEYFAENLSGFQTTQFGWVQSYGSRCVKPAIVVADIERKQPITVEWSTYAQSLTKKQMKGMLTGPVTILCWTFPREDITRKTITQQLALALRDEVSDLQDAGINIIQIDEPAIREGLPLKLQDHQDYLNWAVEAFRIAASSAKPETQIHTHMCYSEFNEIIESVAAMDADVITIETSRSNMELLKAFEEFNYPNEIGPGVYDIHSPNIPAQHWIENLIRTAATKIPVERLWVNPDCGLKTRNWAEVEASLTNMVLAAKALRQEFTAE; this is encoded by the coding sequence ATGACTACGACGACACATATTTTGGGATATCCGCGTATCGGCGAACAACGTGAGCTTAAGTTTGCTTTAGAGAAATATTGGCGAGGCGAGATCGATCAAGCTCAATTGCAAGGACTGGGTAGCGACCTTCGCACACAAAACTGGGCCTTACAGAAAGAGGCTGGGTTAGAGTTTGTGACAGCAGGCGATTTTGCTTGGTATGACCATGTACTAACCACATCATTGCTATTAGGTCATGTTCCCGAACGTCACCGTTGGACAGGCAAAGGAGAAGTGGGCCAAAGTGAGTTGGGCTTAGACACGCTTTTTAACGTTGCGCGGGGTCAATCGCAAAATCAGTGTGATTGTCACGGTCATGCTGCATCGGATATGACTAAGTGGTTTAACACCAACTACCACTATATCGTTCCAGAGTTTAGTGCTGGTGATCAGTTCCAAGTCAGTTGGCCGCAGCTTTTTGACGAAATCGACCAGGCTCTAAAGCTGGGGCATCAAGTCAAACCTGTGCTGCTTGGGCCATTAAGCTACCTCTATTTGGGGAAAGAAATCGAAGAAGGGTTTGATCGCCTTTCACTATTGCCTCGTGTATTGGTCGCTTACCAAGAAGTGCTCGCAAAACTAGCAGCACAAGGTGTTACTTGGGTGCAAATCGATGAACCAATTCTGGCACTCGAGCTTGAGAGCCCGTGGTTAGAGTCGTTTACAACAGCGTATCAATCAATACAAGGTGAAGTGAAACTGTTACTCACCACCTATTTTGATTCAGTATCACATGTTATCAATAAGATTGTTACGCTGCCTATCGATGGCTTACATGTTGATCTGACTGCGGCATCAGACCAACTAGATGAAGTGCTCAATGTGCTACCAGATCACTGGGTGTTGTCGGCTGGAGTCATTAATGGTCGCAATGTGTGGCGAGCCAACTTAAGTGAATGGATTGATCGATTAAAACCTGTAAAGCAGCAACTGGGAGAGCGTTTATGGATAGCGAGTTCATGTTCCTTGCTGCATAGCCCGGTAAACCTTGAAGCTGAGACAAAGCTAACGCCAGAAGTAAAGAGTTGGTTTGCTTTTGCTAAACAGAAAGTGGCAGAAGTGGTGCTGTTAGGAAAGGCCCTAGATGGAGATCACGCGGCTATTTTAGCTTGCGATACTTACAGCCAACCTATTATTGCTCGTGAGTCGGCACAACACGTTAATAAACCCCATGTTCAAGCTCGTGTGCAGAAAATAACACCAGAGCTGAGCCAGCGTTCAACACCGTATCAGGAGCGCTCGCATCATCAAAGTGAAGTACTAAATCTGCCATTATTGCCAACTACGACCATTGGGTCGTTCCCGCAAACTGCGGAAATTCGCGCTTTACGTAGTGCATTCCGTCATGGGAAATTAGCTAAAACGGATTATGTGGAAGCGATTCAAAGGCAAATTCTCGACGCAGTACAGCGCCAAGAAGCATTAGGCTTAGATGTATTAGTGCATGGCGAACCAGAGCGTAACGATATGGTGGAGTACTTTGCTGAAAACCTGTCGGGTTTTCAAACTACGCAGTTTGGTTGGGTACAAAGTTACGGCTCACGTTGTGTGAAACCAGCGATTGTGGTGGCGGATATTGAACGTAAACAGCCAATTACCGTTGAGTGGTCAACTTATGCTCAATCTTTGACGAAAAAACAGATGAAAGGCATGCTTACTGGGCCGGTAACGATTTTATGTTGGACATTCCCTCGCGAAGATATCACGCGAAAAACAATTACTCAGCAATTGGCATTAGCTTTGCGTGATGAAGTCAGTGATTTACAAGATGCGGGTATCAATATCATCCAAATTGATGAACCAGCTATTCGAGAAGGTTTACCACTCAAACTGCAAGATCATCAAGACTATCTTAATTGGGCAGTTGAGGCGTTTCGTATTGCTGCGAGTAGCGCAAAACCAGAAACACAGATACACACTCACATGTGTTATAGCGAATTCAATGAGATCATTGAATCGGTGGCTGCGATGGACGCTGACGTCATTACTATCGAAACTTCTCGCTCGAACATGGAGTTACTCAAAGCATTTGAGGAGTTTAACTATCCAAATGAAATTGGCCCAGGTGTTTACGATATTCACTCGCCTAATATTCCAGCGCAGCACTGGATCGAGAATCTAATTCGAACAGCAGCGACAAAAATCCCAGTAGAGCGTTTATGGGTTAACCCTGATTGTGGGTTAAAAACTCGAAACTGGGCAGAAGTGGAAGCATCACTAACCAATATGGTTTTAGCTGCAAAGGCGTTACGTCAAGAATTTACCGCCGAGTAA
- a CDS encoding LysR substrate-binding domain-containing protein, giving the protein MIELKHLRTLVSLRDTGSLTSTATAQHLTQSALSHQIKDLESRIGGQLFLRKTRPVKFTSEGEILLALADEILPRLARAENELASLKEDVNGRLHMAIECHSCFQWLMPALREYQVAWPTVALDFSSGFGFEPLPALLAGELDLVITSDILPRSEVHYEPLFDFEMRLVTATNHPLADKAFIEPQDLADQTMLSYPVQKQRLDVVKHFLNPAGVEPARWKQADNTLMLVQMVSAGLGVATLPNWAISEFSRQGLITSKPLGKGLWRRLFAATRHSEKDKRYLQAFFSTARMQCKSHLEGIKMA; this is encoded by the coding sequence ATGATTGAGCTCAAACACTTACGCACCTTGGTTTCACTACGTGATACAGGTTCGTTAACTTCGACTGCCACCGCACAGCATCTCACTCAGTCTGCCCTTTCTCATCAGATTAAAGATTTGGAATCTCGTATTGGCGGACAGTTATTCCTGCGTAAGACTCGTCCAGTAAAGTTCACTTCCGAAGGGGAGATTCTTTTGGCGTTAGCCGATGAAATTTTGCCTCGCCTTGCCAGGGCTGAGAATGAGTTAGCGAGTTTAAAAGAAGATGTAAATGGCCGCTTACATATGGCGATAGAGTGCCATTCATGTTTCCAATGGTTGATGCCAGCACTGCGCGAGTATCAAGTGGCATGGCCGACAGTGGCGCTCGATTTTTCGTCCGGTTTTGGTTTTGAACCCCTACCCGCTTTACTCGCTGGTGAGCTTGATCTTGTGATTACCTCTGATATTTTGCCTCGTTCAGAGGTTCACTATGAACCACTATTTGACTTTGAGATGCGTCTGGTCACAGCAACAAACCATCCATTAGCCGACAAAGCGTTTATCGAGCCGCAAGATCTCGCCGATCAAACCATGTTGAGCTATCCAGTGCAAAAACAACGTTTAGATGTGGTAAAACACTTTTTAAATCCAGCTGGTGTTGAACCCGCTCGTTGGAAGCAGGCCGATAACACTCTAATGCTCGTTCAAATGGTCTCGGCAGGGTTAGGCGTTGCAACGTTACCTAACTGGGCGATCAGCGAATTTTCTCGTCAAGGGCTAATCACCAGTAAACCATTAGGGAAAGGACTGTGGCGACGCCTGTTTGCTGCCACTCGCCACAGTGAAAAAGATAAGCGCTATCTACAAGCCTTCTTCTCCACAGCTCGCATGCAGTGTAAAAGCCATCTGGAAGGTATCAAAATGGCATAA
- a CDS encoding DUF4250 domain-containing protein, with product MDLSNVQRFDTHILLGIINEKLRLECHSLDDLVMTYEIDQSHLEQKLEAAGFQYDPLTNQFR from the coding sequence ATGGATCTCAGCAATGTGCAGCGTTTTGATACCCATATCTTACTTGGCATCATAAATGAAAAACTGCGGCTAGAGTGCCACAGTTTGGATGATTTGGTGATGACCTATGAAATCGATCAGAGCCACTTAGAGCAAAAGCTAGAAGCTGCGGGGTTCCAATACGACCCGCTAACCAATCAATTTCGGTAA
- a CDS encoding M16 family metallopeptidase: MRRFQLCFWVLCTLFFSAPSSFATPLSDDPNWVHGTLSNGMRYHLYRKNREEVSIRLLMNVGSINEKDDQWGYAHFIEHMAFNGSKHFKPNEIISLFERNGMEFGNDINAFTSKERTVYRLDLPNDKDIEPALMWMSDIAHGLTLSSEEIEKEKGVILSEMRTHEEYARSVYTAFFKELATGTRYEHDVLGTEQSVSNASAQSLAKFYQTWYQPQSAELIITGNIAPKNLQEAIETNFSSWHSTNSNLPKQPKITLQMPTAVMQNLNQDDVGLSVLYPYPNNSITDLETQQKYWQLQLLRYLINDRFQSTYSAKPEIQDAINVSVIEHNHISMLALEVLNQPNKNGDFTQQNKTFLQHIASLQIYGVTQQELDEEIAYLQQEIDQDEQSFIREDAATIAGDALDTLYNNDAFTEPHQWYQLQRDYIHSLTLEVVNKALKQLLAPKPAIIITTKHQQDVAAQQHELDGYYTALKYQGEKYQDQALLTTLQAPERPGTITHTEIINPDFKYPITHYTLSNGLNVYYLRSNKLKQQTLQITYFGQGGLASLPEKQHFTQFWPNLFAQQNWQDSSNNALCNYLDKHNIFYQYNLFSANQKLYIDGNVKDADSLFSLASEFLTRLNITQSQVDSVQQKFVNQYQVQMSNPILRHISHMKRRIFSPDSGFIDDPMPSTSALSLQQAQQTYQSLYIPKQGDSIIIVSNVYYKNIEPYLTRYLAGLAVTPSHKMVTSPATLDTLPLTWSEAAGTNKSNRFDYVVITANTAKNYKTYFSDQLIDLIIDQRLNQYIREEKGLDYSPYLNQYAWQGAPIDIWRYSAYEDPKRHGELLTAYRHVLESMKTISNDELMVARKQFWNSLNHDLDFDDAWSNELLRALENHYSLTELPLYEQIIDGISVRDLEQRSNQLFGNHSQHFYSYLMPEQVQ; this comes from the coding sequence ATGAGACGTTTTCAGTTGTGCTTTTGGGTGCTCTGCACTCTATTCTTTTCTGCCCCTAGTAGCTTCGCCACGCCGCTAAGCGATGATCCCAATTGGGTGCATGGTACTCTTTCCAACGGGATGCGATACCACCTTTACCGCAAAAACAGAGAGGAAGTGTCAATTCGTTTGTTGATGAATGTCGGTTCGATTAACGAAAAAGACGATCAATGGGGATATGCACATTTTATTGAGCATATGGCATTTAATGGTAGCAAGCATTTTAAACCCAACGAAATCATATCGTTATTTGAAAGAAACGGTATGGAATTTGGTAACGACATAAACGCTTTTACCTCAAAGGAGCGTACTGTTTACCGACTTGATCTGCCTAATGATAAAGACATAGAGCCAGCTTTAATGTGGATGAGTGATATTGCCCATGGCCTAACCCTAAGTTCTGAAGAAATAGAAAAAGAAAAAGGCGTCATACTCAGTGAAATGAGAACCCATGAGGAATACGCCCGAAGTGTATATACTGCATTTTTCAAAGAACTCGCAACAGGTACACGTTATGAACATGATGTGCTTGGTACTGAGCAAAGCGTATCTAACGCATCAGCTCAATCACTCGCTAAGTTTTATCAAACATGGTATCAGCCACAATCTGCTGAACTGATAATCACTGGTAATATTGCCCCTAAAAACCTGCAAGAAGCAATCGAAACCAATTTTTCCTCATGGCACTCAACCAACAGCAACCTGCCTAAACAACCTAAGATCACATTGCAAATGCCCACCGCAGTAATGCAAAACCTCAATCAAGACGATGTTGGGCTATCCGTACTATATCCCTACCCTAATAATTCAATCACAGACTTAGAAACCCAACAAAAATATTGGCAGCTGCAATTGCTTCGCTATCTAATCAATGACCGTTTCCAATCCACCTATTCAGCTAAACCAGAGATTCAAGATGCCATCAATGTGTCAGTGATTGAACACAATCACATATCTATGTTGGCTTTAGAAGTCCTTAACCAGCCGAATAAAAATGGAGATTTTACTCAGCAAAATAAGACCTTTTTGCAGCATATCGCCTCGCTACAGATTTACGGAGTTACACAACAAGAACTTGATGAAGAGATTGCTTATCTTCAGCAAGAGATTGATCAGGATGAACAGTCATTTATTCGTGAAGACGCTGCTACCATTGCAGGGGATGCTTTAGACACACTCTATAATAATGATGCCTTTACTGAGCCTCATCAATGGTACCAACTCCAGCGAGACTATATCCACAGCCTCACATTAGAGGTGGTAAACAAAGCTCTAAAACAACTATTGGCACCAAAACCAGCCATTATTATTACTACTAAACACCAGCAGGATGTGGCAGCCCAGCAACACGAACTGGATGGCTATTACACAGCACTTAAGTACCAAGGTGAGAAATATCAAGATCAAGCTCTACTCACTACGCTGCAAGCACCAGAACGTCCTGGAACAATTACACACACTGAGATAATCAACCCTGATTTTAAATATCCCATTACCCATTACACATTGAGCAACGGATTGAATGTCTACTATTTACGTTCAAATAAACTCAAGCAACAAACGTTACAAATCACCTATTTTGGGCAAGGTGGATTAGCCTCACTGCCAGAAAAACAACATTTCACCCAATTTTGGCCAAATTTGTTTGCCCAACAAAATTGGCAAGACAGCAGTAATAATGCCCTCTGTAACTACCTAGATAAGCACAATATTTTCTATCAATATAATCTTTTTTCTGCCAACCAAAAACTATACATTGACGGCAACGTCAAAGATGCAGATAGCCTTTTTTCCTTAGCATCAGAATTTCTAACACGCTTAAACATTACTCAAAGCCAAGTGGATTCCGTTCAACAGAAATTTGTTAACCAATACCAAGTGCAAATGAGTAACCCGATACTTCGCCATATAAGTCATATGAAACGTAGGATATTCAGTCCCGACAGTGGTTTTATCGATGACCCAATGCCAAGCACCAGTGCACTATCACTGCAGCAAGCTCAACAAACGTATCAATCTCTTTATATCCCCAAGCAAGGAGATAGCATCATTATCGTCAGTAATGTGTACTACAAGAATATTGAACCTTACTTAACTCGTTACTTAGCTGGTTTAGCCGTCACGCCATCACACAAAATGGTGACTAGCCCGGCTACGTTAGACACCCTACCATTAACTTGGAGTGAAGCGGCTGGTACAAATAAATCCAATCGCTTTGATTATGTCGTTATCACAGCAAATACCGCCAAGAATTATAAAACGTATTTTAGCGATCAATTAATCGACTTAATTATCGACCAACGCCTAAACCAGTATATCCGTGAAGAGAAAGGACTCGATTACTCGCCTTACCTAAATCAATACGCTTGGCAAGGGGCACCAATCGATATTTGGCGATATTCCGCCTATGAAGATCCGAAACGACATGGTGAATTACTGACTGCCTATCGTCACGTCCTTGAGTCAATGAAAACCATCTCCAATGACGAACTGATGGTGGCTAGAAAGCAGTTTTGGAACTCGCTAAACCACGACTTGGATTTTGATGATGCATGGAGCAACGAGCTGCTCAGAGCGCTAGAAAACCACTACTCACTAACCGAATTGCCACTCTATGAGCAAATCATAGACGGGATTAGTGTTCGCGATTTAGAGCAGCGATCAAATCAATTGTTTGGTAACCATAGTCAGCATTTTTACTCCTATCTAATGCCGGAGCAAGTTCAATAA
- a CDS encoding methyl-accepting chemotaxis protein gives MTLGFKSRIYLSVSLLVALSLIILGSINIYNLQEKMVASLVKETEIKLTSQVSNMETWYQGKQKAIDNSSASFSLDLSDAENLKLVDLLEKSGNFSTVAIAYSNGNSYLSRDHQILRNNVLQNRPWYKAAIQSNDLIVTDIYQDLQTGEKTISLTKAVIQNGRKIGVLIGDIVIDNVASSINKMRFAGGAATLVDRNSIFFASDDPSDIGKTPSQVNPAFSDMERAFETQEQGHLTFSYLGKDFTGYFQRIHLSEDNHWTLMVFIDKSTAQAGVESAKWNSIWTGVILLIISCGCMVASIESAYKPLMRLKAAVLALSEGSGDLTSRLHVDGHDDLAQISQGFNSFTEQLQHMMLQIAQASQNISSSITQLGQSARDNETQLISHSAETEQVVTAITEMSESAHSVAVNVTESNKLTASANTGARESLAIVNNAVDNVESLVGEVETMSSRIEAMNNDTMKIYDVVNVIEEISAQTNLLALNAAIEAARAGEQGRGFAVVADEVRALAVRTQNSTSEISAMLQQLLDVTSSVVNSMKQTQSQCQSTADSTAQVSTSLTEMSQSVNEIDDVSTQIATATEEQSRVTEELSRNMLTIRDIVESLVVSGRQTVSATELLAQANGELDQLVRKFKLY, from the coding sequence ATGACTTTAGGATTTAAATCTCGTATTTATCTCAGTGTGTCATTATTAGTCGCACTTTCATTAATCATTCTTGGTTCAATTAATATTTATAACCTCCAAGAAAAAATGGTTGCTTCTCTGGTTAAAGAAACAGAGATAAAGCTCACCTCCCAAGTATCCAATATGGAAACTTGGTATCAGGGTAAACAAAAAGCAATTGATAACAGTTCAGCTTCATTTTCTCTCGACCTTTCAGATGCTGAAAACCTCAAATTAGTTGACCTACTCGAGAAAAGTGGCAATTTCAGCACTGTTGCCATCGCCTACAGTAATGGCAATAGTTACCTTTCTCGCGACCACCAAATTTTACGTAATAACGTCCTACAAAATCGTCCTTGGTACAAAGCAGCGATTCAGTCAAACGATCTTATCGTGACGGATATCTACCAAGATCTACAAACCGGTGAGAAAACCATCAGCTTGACCAAGGCAGTCATCCAAAATGGTCGCAAGATTGGTGTGCTGATCGGCGATATCGTGATCGATAATGTGGCAAGTAGTATCAATAAAATGCGTTTCGCTGGCGGCGCGGCGACGTTAGTCGATCGCAACTCGATCTTCTTTGCTAGTGACGATCCAAGTGACATTGGTAAAACACCAAGTCAAGTAAACCCGGCATTTTCCGATATGGAACGTGCGTTTGAGACCCAAGAACAAGGCCATTTAACTTTTTCTTACTTAGGTAAAGATTTTACCGGTTACTTCCAGCGTATTCATTTATCAGAGGATAACCATTGGACGTTGATGGTCTTTATCGATAAATCCACAGCTCAAGCAGGTGTTGAAAGCGCTAAATGGAATTCCATTTGGACAGGCGTCATATTACTTATCATTAGTTGCGGTTGCATGGTGGCGTCCATTGAAAGCGCCTATAAACCCTTAATGCGCCTTAAAGCTGCAGTCTTAGCACTTTCAGAAGGCAGCGGCGATCTTACCTCTCGTCTTCATGTTGATGGTCACGATGATCTTGCACAAATCAGCCAAGGCTTCAACAGCTTTACCGAGCAGCTACAGCATATGATGCTGCAAATCGCGCAAGCCAGCCAAAATATCTCTAGCAGCATCACACAGCTGGGGCAAAGCGCTCGTGATAACGAAACTCAGTTGATTTCTCACTCAGCAGAAACAGAACAAGTGGTCACCGCAATCACTGAAATGAGTGAAAGCGCTCATAGCGTGGCGGTTAACGTAACCGAATCTAACAAACTGACTGCGTCAGCTAACACTGGTGCCCGTGAATCACTCGCCATTGTCAATAATGCCGTGGATAACGTGGAATCTTTGGTAGGTGAAGTAGAAACCATGTCTAGCCGTATCGAAGCAATGAACAACGATACGATGAAGATCTACGATGTGGTCAATGTGATTGAAGAGATTTCTGCTCAAACCAACTTGTTAGCGTTGAACGCAGCCATTGAAGCCGCACGCGCAGGTGAACAAGGACGCGGTTTTGCCGTCGTGGCCGATGAAGTTCGCGCATTAGCCGTGCGCACTCAAAATAGCACCTCAGAGATTTCGGCCATGCTTCAACAACTATTAGATGTTACATCCAGTGTTGTTAACTCAATGAAACAAACTCAAAGCCAGTGCCAATCGACAGCGGACAGTACCGCGCAAGTCTCCACTAGCCTTACTGAGATGAGCCAATCCGTTAATGAAATTGATGATGTGAGCACGCAAATCGCAACCGCTACGGAAGAACAAAGCCGAGTGACTGAAGAGTTATCACGCAACATGCTAACCATTCGCGATATTGTCGAATCCCTTGTCGTAAGCGGCCGTCAAACGGTTTCAGCAACAGAACTTTTGGCGCAAGCCAATGGTGAACTAGACCAACTAGTTCGCAAATTTAAATTGTATTAA
- a CDS encoding pyridoxal phosphate-dependent decarboxylase family protein, which produces MEHIWSDLSANTVSDTFNSKYTEVVKRFFGRDKTLWPTYQIAGLDSLIENRRHSAEFNDEHMMETLLNYSEIPAHCSDSNEPFDPIAMFAAQKTKNWEDPKAVENVISTPSDPAIHGAILATIANPNLVYSEYSGKATELERLVVRQIANLAGYDVEQASGLFTQGGTFCNLYGYLLGLRKALPGSCVQGFANQSLMMMNSQAGHYSNMTNLSLLGININDQVLRVHIDENNQMDIDHAEQQMEDCFKKGIVIPTILLTFGTTDTFAIDDVKAIYDIRERLCAQYKTSYKPHIHVDAAIGWALIFFNNYDFNANPLGINAATLDGLMALNGKVKALKYADSFTVDFQKWGYVPYTSSLIMVKNGKDFESLKHDPSYFSYFEPAMQDDTHLQSTIECSRSGVGVFSAFSALQYMGLEGYQAVIANGLQNANYLRALLEQKPNCVVVSPENHGPSVTFRLYDAKCKTEATEMFRRERDAFTSEKDMENVVHAAAFHRQNFQGRKGQVLNTNWIDSVARTAYNANGQCLYLPGEKAVFLNPFTTRQRIEEFVANIES; this is translated from the coding sequence ATTGAGCACATTTGGTCTGATCTTTCTGCCAATACAGTAAGCGATACCTTCAACAGTAAATACACTGAGGTAGTGAAACGCTTTTTCGGCCGTGACAAAACGTTATGGCCAACCTATCAGATCGCCGGCTTAGACAGTTTAATCGAGAACCGTCGTCACAGTGCTGAATTCAATGATGAGCACATGATGGAAACCCTGCTGAACTATTCAGAGATTCCAGCGCACTGCTCTGACAGTAACGAACCGTTCGACCCTATTGCGATGTTCGCAGCGCAGAAAACCAAAAACTGGGAAGATCCTAAAGCGGTAGAAAACGTTATTTCTACCCCAAGTGATCCCGCGATCCATGGAGCAATCCTTGCGACCATCGCTAACCCAAACTTGGTTTACAGTGAATATTCAGGTAAAGCCACCGAGCTTGAACGCTTAGTTGTACGTCAAATCGCTAACCTTGCGGGTTATGATGTTGAACAGGCTTCTGGTCTTTTCACTCAAGGTGGCACTTTCTGTAACCTTTATGGTTATCTGTTGGGCTTGCGTAAAGCACTGCCTGGTTCTTGCGTACAAGGTTTTGCGAATCAATCCTTGATGATGATGAACTCTCAAGCGGGTCACTACTCCAACATGACCAACTTGTCGTTACTGGGCATCAACATCAACGACCAAGTACTGCGTGTTCATATCGATGAAAATAACCAGATGGACATCGACCATGCAGAGCAACAAATGGAAGACTGCTTTAAAAAAGGCATTGTGATTCCAACTATTTTGTTGACCTTCGGCACCACTGATACCTTTGCGATTGATGATGTTAAAGCGATTTACGACATTCGTGAACGTTTATGCGCACAGTACAAAACCTCTTACAAGCCACATATCCACGTGGATGCGGCTATCGGTTGGGCGCTGATTTTCTTCAATAACTACGATTTCAATGCAAACCCACTCGGCATTAACGCAGCAACGCTAGATGGCCTGATGGCGCTGAACGGCAAAGTAAAAGCGCTGAAATACGCAGATTCGTTCACTGTCGATTTCCAAAAATGGGGTTATGTTCCTTATACCTCTAGTTTGATCATGGTGAAAAACGGTAAAGATTTTGAGAGCTTAAAACACGATCCAAGCTACTTCTCTTACTTTGAACCAGCGATGCAAGACGATACTCACCTACAATCAACCATTGAGTGTTCTCGTAGTGGTGTGGGTGTGTTCTCAGCATTTTCTGCGCTGCAATACATGGGCTTAGAAGGTTACCAAGCGGTGATTGCTAATGGTCTACAAAACGCAAACTACCTGCGCGCTTTGTTAGAACAAAAACCAAACTGTGTTGTGGTATCACCAGAAAACCACGGTCCTTCGGTCACCTTCCGTCTATACGATGCAAAATGTAAAACAGAGGCAACGGAGATGTTCCGTCGTGAGCGCGATGCGTTTACTTCAGAAAAAGACATGGAGAATGTCGTACATGCGGCAGCGTTCCATCGTCAAAACTTCCAAGGACGTAAAGGCCAAGTGCTGAATACTAACTGGATCGACTCTGTTGCTCGCACTGCCTATAATGCAAATGGTCAATGCCTATATCTACCTGGTGAAAAAGCGGTATTTTTGAACCCATTTACTACCCGTCAACGCATTGAAGAATTCGTAGCCAATATCGAATCTTAA